One Cumulibacter soli genomic window, AGCGCGGTCGTGGGCTCATCGGCCAGCAGGACCTGCGGTCGGCCGGCAATCGCCATCGCGATCACGATGCGTTGCCGCATACCGCCGGACAGCTGGGACGGGTATGCCTTCAGCCGCGTCTGCGGTGATGGGATTTGCACGAGGTTGAGTAGGTCGAGCGCGCGGGCCGACCGCTCGCCCTTCGCCATATCCGGGTTTGCCTTGCCGATCGTCTCGATCAGCTGCTCACCGACGGTATATACCGGATCCAAGGCCGTAAGCGGGTCTTGGAAGACCATCGAGATGTCGCGACCACGGACCGACCGGCGCTCCTTTGCGCCGAGTGAGAGCAGGTCGCGGTCCCCCATGACGAGTTCGCCGGTGATCAGCGCGCTCGGCGGGTTGATCCCGATGATCGAGCGGAGCATCGCGCTCTTGCCCGAACCGGACTCGCCGATGACGGCGAGCGTCTTCGCGGGCTCGAGGGTGAACGAGACCCCGTTGACTGCGGAGGTCTCGCCGTGTCGCGTGCGGAAGGTCGTGGTCAGGTCCCGTACGTCGAGCGTGAACGAACTGGGCGGAGCCTGCGTTGTTGCCGTTTCGCGGGATTCCAGGAGTGTGCTCATTCGGTTGCACCAGACTTTCGAAGAGGTCTCATCTGTGGTCCTTCGACGTTGAAGGGGGAACGGAGCCGGGCTCCGAGATTTGCTGCCCGGCGTCGTTGCCGGTGGCTAACTTGGCGGCCAACCCCACGAGGTTGTGGGGCTTCAGCGGTGGACTCGCCGTGTGATGACTAAGAATCCCGGCCGGATGTTTCGCGTGACCTCGGCACCGATCAACGATGTGTTTCGCGGGTTTACGCGACCGAGATATCCCGTCTGACCTGCAGTTATGCGATCGGTGGTGAAACGCTCCGCGAGTGCTGTGCGGGCGGTTTGTGAGGCGAGACACGACGAGGAGGCCGCAATTCCACGGGTGCCGGCGCAATTTCGGCGAGCGTTCGGACTTGCCCGGCTATGCAATGTGGAGAAAACGCAACAATGCGTGGAAATAGTGCGCCCGAATAGCAGCGACAACGCGCAGCCGCACCGCGAACCGGCGCAACGGGGCCGCTCCGCTAGAGAATCCCAGGTGTTGAAGTCGCGCAAATGACGCGTTACCTGCGGGCACCTCGCACGAAATCCATGACGCCCAGTGTTGGTGGCGTCCGCCTGTTGGCGTCCCGACACGTTCGGGCCACAGTCCCCGCATGAAAGGAAAGCAGGAACTCATGACCGATATCCGTCACACCGTCACCACGTTGCTCGCGCAAGCGAAGATCAGCCCGACTCCCGAGGAGGTCGACCACCTCATCGATGCCTACGAGGAGAACCGCGCTGGCATCGAGAAGCTGTACGGAGTACCAGGGGTCCGCTACGAGGAGCCCGCAGTTACCTTCGATCCGCGACAGGGCTGATGCACATGACCTCACCGATGAACGAAACTCCGTCCACGATCGCCCAAG contains:
- a CDS encoding ABC transporter ATP-binding protein, which translates into the protein MSTLLESRETATTQAPPSSFTLDVRDLTTTFRTRHGETSAVNGVSFTLEPAKTLAVIGESGSGKSAMLRSIIGINPPSALITGELVMGDRDLLSLGAKERRSVRGRDISMVFQDPLTALDPVYTVGEQLIETIGKANPDMAKGERSARALDLLNLVQIPSPQTRLKAYPSQLSGGMRQRIVIAMAIAGRPQVLLADEPTTALDVTVQARIIRLFRQLQIENQMSIVVVTHDLGVAAELADDVAVMYAGRFVEFGTAEQVLNSPAHPYTEGLIEANVRAGQPDRPMAIGGMPPSLQRIPPGCAFAPRCRYASASCWSGYPQAQHQDDGHWSRCVFAPGQPTD